The following DNA comes from Triticum aestivum cultivar Chinese Spring chromosome 3D, IWGSC CS RefSeq v2.1, whole genome shotgun sequence.
gcttAGACCATAGGCGCTGCACTACTTGCATGTATGCAGCGGTGCATAGTGTGTAACGTAGATAGATGAATTAGAATAAGATTATGTAGCAAACGCACGATACACACAAATTCGACCCTCTATTCCGTGACTCAACACTCCACTGAGCACTTCGATTCAAATCTAGTCCTTCTATACGCATTACGACACTTTCCTTATTACAAGCTAGAGGAGTCTACATCATTGAGTATCTCGGAGTGGAATAAAAGTGCAAGAGAGTCCTAAAGAGAATTTTCTATGTGTAGATAACATTCTTTTTCTCGCAATATGACATTGTGGTATGTGCCCCCATAATTTATAACATAAAGCCTTTACCTCCAAAATTCTTAGTTCTTTCGCTACAAACCATCCTTCTCATATCAGATGTGCACAttgcattgttttttcccttgtctTGAGCGTACAAAAATATCAGGCTTGCGGACCTTTTAGATTTTTATTTCCATACGAAACATGCGCCTCCATGTTTGAGTATCAAGGCTTCTTTGATTTGAAGTGGTTTTAGACTCCTTTGTTCATGAAAGAAATGGGCATGGTGTGGATTATGACTTCATTTGGCATGGCGTTGTCAAGTGCTTGGTGGGTATGGGTATCAAGCAGCAACACATGagaaaacaacaacagcaacaacaattaTCATGTGCAAATGAGAAAACAAGAGGATGAAGAAAATAGCATAGAAAGGTAAAACTGCATTTCTATAACCCCATAGAATCGAACCATAGTACAAACCATACTCACCAAAACAGCATTCTCAACCTCAGTCAGGACAAAACCATGCTCACAAAAACTGCATTCTCAGCTCCTGTAAGGACAGAAAACTCCCGCCCCGCTGCAGCACTACAAATCGACCAACCCACATACAAAAAACTCATAAGAATTGCAATGATATAGAGTTCCTATGTGGTCTATTTGGAGAGATTTTATTAATTATTTGATCAACACCTtatcccccaccccaccccccaatGGTTTACTGTTCTTACTTACCCCCTCTTCATTCATGTGCATAAAATTGATCAACATATGGAACCGTGAAACAGGCAGAGTCATGCTAGAATGACCTCCACTTTACTGGACAAATTACAGGTCACATTATGTCTCTTCCTTCTAACTTTACATAGTATATATCTTTTACAGAAAAGCCTTGAACGTATGATTGGGATCCTAGGTACTCACATTGATCACACAAGCAAGTCTCAGGTGTTCTGTAAAGAAATTCTTCATGTGACCATGTTGACAACAACATGCTAGGGCGACACAATTCCGGGCGCAACACAGCTATTGCGTGAGCGGGACGCACTCGAGCTCCATCTCGAGGTGGCCACGCTCGACGTTCTGAAGCCTGACAGTCACCTCCTGCTTAACCTTGTTGTCGATGATGGTGATGGCACTGTCCCTTGGGATCCAGATGCCGTCTTTCGCCATCCAATTTTTGAGCTCGGCATTGTCGGTGATGGACTTGGTTTCATAGGCTCTGGCTGCAGCAACTAGTGGTTGAATGTTTATCTCAGCCTCCCCCATTCGGTCGTCGGTGGTGAATGTGTCCTTGTCATAGACTTGCTGCAAGGAGAATTGAAGGCAAATGTTACCCGAAAAAAACCCGACCTAAACCATACCACTGCACTGCACATTTTACTGATTATTTTCATCGCCCCTGTAAATAAAACATATTTACCACTTTTAGCAGTGGAACCGGATCGGGTATCGATAGCAGAAGTCTTCCATTCCATACAGGATTCAGGCTGCTCTTTATCACCTTCGTTTTCATCGACTACAAGGGCAAAAAGGGGATCTGGAGTGTCACAAAACAAATAACTTCACACAACTAGGTTACAGTGCAAATGAATGGAGTAGCTCACCTGGTGTCCTAGGTTTAGGATAACATAAGGGTCGCTTGACATCACATCACGAATAGCTAGATTTGTGCCTCTTATGATATTGACCTTAATCAATCCAACAAACTCTACCATACCAACCTCCACCTAAGACAGAATAAGTTCAAATAAGAAATAATATTTCAAGTTAAGAGTATAAACTGAACTATAGATTTGGGATGATTGATCATACAGCTGCAGGTTTCTTTACTGATTTGTCTTCTTTTCTCCTCCAGCTGTTCCTGAAAGCATGGCCTAAACCATGTCGATTTGAGCTACCATGCTGCTGCTGGTAACAATGTTTGCCATTGTTTTGTGAAGAGCATGAAAGCTGTTGGTTAGACAAAAACTGTTGAAACTCATATTTTCTCCTGCACATATGCGAGTAAGGAGAAACATCATTCATCGGTAGAGTTGTGTTGGGCAAATATGAAAGAAACCTGTTATACTAGTGGCAGGCGCCTCAGAGAATAAGAACTTGCTACTTCGGTATACCTTATAAAATCATTTCGGTCATCCGCTGAGCAATCTTGCCTTGGCTTTGTGTAATTGCCAAGAAATGCCTCATATGTACTGTTTACTGCACCATTTCCACCCAAATCGGTCAAAAAATCAACTTGTTCATCTGTCCATTCATCTAGCTTCACTGAGACTATCTGAAATAAACAGGGTTCTACTCAAACACCAGAAATGGATAGTTGAACCACCAAACATTACATCTGCACCGGCCAACTGACATTACTCTCACTTATCGTGTGTATTTCATGGCAAAATGTTGTatgctaaggccttgtacaatgcaaggtgcttaggagaggtgcttggagaaataaaccaggctttccttaagcactggtgcttatttgtacagggcaGACGCTTAATTAGGcctctctcctgtagaaataggcaccggtgcttaaaAAAAACCCAGTTTATTTTTCTAAGCGCCTCCGTAAGCACCTAGCATTGTATAAGGCCTAAGGATATTAGCAAAAGTAATATTATCTCTAGAGGAAGGAGAATAATATTGGGAATGTCAAACTTATATGTGCCTGGTATCTTCCTTAAAAAGCCTATGATCTAATTCTGTTTGTCAAAGACACTTGCTTCTGAATTTATTTATGTTTGCTATATACGTGTGTGGCTCTATGCAGGTGTTTCTAAAGTTAGAAAAAACTGTACAACCTAAAAAAGTACAGTTGAAACTTGAAACATATGCTTTACTGTATAATGTCTGACAAAATATTAAACAGTCCCTACAAgctctaagagcatggttaataatatagccgacTGGTGGCTATAAcatggtgccatgtcatctatagtcaATGTAATAGCCAACAGGTATAGTAGTGGGCTACAAGGAAGTACTATTTTTTATCACATGGCCCGCCATACACTCTCACATAGTTTCTTGGAGCCCGTGCTACAGCCGGCTGTAAATCtacagcccgcttctcttctctctcctattctctctcatccaactcatcaaGGATATAATATTTTAAGTCTTACAGCCTGCCTAAATcagcttattatacttgctctaaagTAAGTCTCAGATCTCAGTGAAAATGGCTGAATGGTTGCACTGCCTAGTTTCAGAAGGGGCTAGCAAATAAAAGCCTAACTATATAACTGAAAGGTCTAATCCATTTTTAGCCAACATCTCCTATGACTGAATAAAAAATCAAATCCAAGTAAGAAATTAAACTGGAAATGGAAGGAGGCTGATGACAAATAGCTAACAATACATAGATATCGTGGTTACCTTAGAAATGTGCACCCCGAGGCTTCTATGAGCTCCAGAACACTTGATACAGATGAACGCGCCAAAAGTTAATGATCTGCAAATACCACAATATTCAAAGACTGAGAATAATgcgaagcactcagtctcagagaCCGTGCCAGTCAAAAgtgttactccctccgatccatattatttGTCACTGATTTAGTACAAATTAATATGGATCACAGGGAGTATCTTATCTCATAAGAAAATAAGAAATACACATAGTGCTGTAACTTAACCTTCGTCAAAACACATGGGTGACATTACACAATTCAATATCATCTACACACACGATATTTCTGTAAGACGTGGAGTGATTTGTATACAGTGCAAGAAAAAGGAAAGGAACATCTTACAGGTCAAGAATACTTACACCCATTTTGGATCTGGAGCACCACAGTCGGCACAACATTTGTTTGCTGGTTGACTTAAAAGACGATCTAATCTGTCCGTCGTAGCAATTTGCCCTGGCAGTGATCATGGAAGCGAATTCATTCAATGCAGCAAACAGAGGATGTATATGCAGCAACACCATCTAATTGTTTATATGATGCATTGTTTCAGGGGAGTGGCAGGACACATCATGTTCAAGATGGTGCTCGAAACTAATAGGTCCAATGCAGTTAGggattttaaaaaaaattgcaagACTATTCATGATTTGTGGCTCACATTTATTAGAAGTTGTGGTTCCTGTTCAAATTGTTGGTTATCCAAACCATAGGCAAATTGCTAAATTGTAAAACAAAGGCTGCATTTGCATCAAAATGAGGCTAACGCCTGAAGATTTGACAGCTTTGAATCGGGGCAATTAACGGGCCTGCGATATTCCGGATGAAAGCCAGAATGATTTTGCCCCTGCATTTCTGCAATGACACGATTGCAAAGGGGAGGAACGGTGGGGCAGAGTGGGCAAGCGAACCTGGCTGATTGGCCTGGTCGCCGGCGCGCATCTTGGTACTTGGCGGGCTGGCTTGGTCGCCGGCGCGAAACTTGGTACTTGGCGGGCTGGCTTGGTCGCCGGCGCGAAACTTGGTACTTGGCGGGCTGGCTTGGTCGCCGGCGCGAAACTTGGTACTTGGCGGGCTGGCTTGGTCGCCGGCGCGCATCTTGGTACTTGACGGGCTGGCTTGGTCGCCGGCGCGCAACTTGGCACCTGGCGAGGTGGCTTGGTCGCCGCTGGTGCCCGGCTTGGGGGGGCATGGTAGATTGGGAAAGTCCCCGCCGGCGCCCGCCTTGGCGCCTGGCTGATTGGCCTGGTCCCCGCCGGCGCCCGCCTTGGCGCCCGGCGGACTGGCCTGGTCTCCGCCGGAGCCCATCTTGGTCGACGTTTTCCTTCACGAATCGAACAAGAAGGCGCTGCAATTTAGGAAATTTCCGAGAAGAAATCGCGACCCGATCTGCAGAAGAAGACGCACGCACGCATTGCCTGGCGCGTACCTTCGATTGTGCTTCTGGCTGTCGGCGTGGTGCTTTTGCCCCtccatccctcctcctcctccgcctcccccctGTGCCTGCCGGCGCTCTTATCCTCCTCCTACGCCTACGCCTACACCATCCTCCTCGCCGTGGGGACGAGAATGTGGCGGCCCATCACCGCAATAATCAATTCGAGATCTGGGGGGCTGGGCGTGCGGGCGTGACCTCCGACGGAGCGATTAGAAAAATGGTGCAAGTCGCCGGCCGGCGATCTGCCGCCGAGGCAATAGCTGGTTTCGTCCAatttagtatttttttttcttcAGAGAGTTGTGTTGAATGGGCGAAAGCATTTATTTTTGGTTATTCTTAGGGGGTGGTTGCGGTCGTGGCTGGGCAGCCCGCAGGTGAAAAGGGAGAGTCTTTGCCGTCCCGTCTCCCTTCAAAAAATTCACACAAaacaaaaatttagaatttttttgTCCCTGTAAACAAGCATTTTCGCAAGTTTAGAAAtatatatttttttgcaaaaaaagtttAGAAATGTATAAGGGCATTCATAAGGGGCAACACCAAATGCTGCCCTCCATCTGTCCACGTGCATATCCACGGACGACATAGTTTCGTTCGTCAAAAACCGGACACCAACGTCATTCCCCATTCTGCCTcccctgatctccggatcattttgTTTGCATATTTTGCATTGTTTCGACTTGATATGAATATCCTAAGGCATAGTAGTTTAAACATAGGAATACATGTTGGTGAAATTGTTGGTGCCATGTCCCTTTTGATTCGGGTAGCTAGCTGGGTGGAGAGATATCGAGGGATGCCTCTGTGACGCCTCGCTACCTGGATCCCACAACAACATTGGTGCTATTATTTTTGAtctgtgaggggggggggcactactagggaaaaccttatacacagaaccttACCAGTAGCGCCAGATAAAacgaggcgctactgctacttggcAATAGCGCATGTCCACAGCCGGCGTTGCAAGGacaaagagcgctactactaaaatcgCCCCACCATTGCCGCCAGGCTAAGTGTAGTAGCGCTTTCCcctaacacgcgctactgctaaacccaTCATATCTTCTCCATCAGCCGCCCCTCACTCTCCCCACTCCACTCCCACTCTCACTCTCCCACGCACCCCGTCGTCCGCGCCGCCGACGTTTGGCCCTCCTCAACCAccgtcgtcgcccgccgccgccgacgctcctgctcctcctccaccgAGGTAGTTCCTAcatccctcctccttccacatcctcccctcctcctccctctcccgatCCCTCCcgatccctccctccctctccctcctaactctcgcctcctccctcccacctccctCTCTACCTCGTCTATCCTCTCCTACCTACCTCATCCGTCCTCCTCCTCCCTGCCTCCTCCGCCCGCCTCCTCCCTTCCACCCTCACTCACCCCTCCCTTCGTTCCTACTCCCTCCACCTCCctctgtttttgaaattttaaggATATGAATTTTTAGGTATTAAATTTAGTAATAGAAGTTtgtagtaagaaaatttagggtagaactagggAAATAGAAATTTTAGTAAGTGTTCAGTAGAGTAGAACACTTACATTGcattgtttttagtaagtgtttaatagaactagtttatttagtaagtggttaatagaactagtttatttagtaagtggttAATAGAATTAGTTTAGAGAGAGAGTCTTTGCCGTCCCGTCTCCCTTCAAAAAATTCACACAAaacaaaaatttagaatttttttgTCCCTGTAAACAAGCATTTTCGCAAGTTTAGAAAtatatattttttttgcaaaaaaagtttAGAAATGTATAAGGGCATTCATAAGGGGCAACACCAAATGCTGCCCTCCATCTGTCCACGTGCATATCCACGGACGACATAGTTTCGTTCGTCAAAAACCGGACACCAACGTCATTCCCCATTCTGCCTcccctgatctccggatcattttgTTTGCATATTTTGCATTGTTTCGACTTGATATGAATATCCTAAGGCATAGTAGTTTAAACATAGGAATACATGTTGGTGAAATTGTTGGTGCCATGTCCCTTTTGATTCGGGTAGCTAGCTGGGTGGAGAGATATCGAGGGATGCCTCTGTGACGCCTCGCTACCTGGATCCCACAACAACATTGGTGCTATTATTTTTGATCTGTGAGGGGgggggcactactagggaaaaccttatacacagaaccttACCAGTAGCGCCGGATAAAacgaggcgctactgctacttggcAATAGCGCATGTCCACAGCCGGCGTTGCAAGGACAAAGAGTGCTACTACTAAAATCGCCCCACCATTGCCGCCAGGCTAAGTGTAGTAGCGCTTTCCcctaacacgcgctactgctaaacccaTCATATCTTCTCCATCAGCCGCCCCTCACTCTCCCCACTCCACTCCCACTCTCACTCTCCCACGCACCCCGTCGTCCGCGCCGCCGACGTTCGGCCCTCCTCAACCAccgtcgtcgcccgccgccgccgacgctcctgctcctcctccaccgANNNNNNNNNNNNNNNNNNNNNNNNNNNNNNNNNNNNNNNNNNNNNNNNNNNNNNNNNNNNNNNNNNNNNNNNNNNNNNNNNNNNNNNNNNNNNNNNNNNNNNNNNNNNNNNNNNNNNNNNNNNNNNNNNNNNNNNNNNNNNNNNNNNNNNNNNNNNNNNNNNNNNNNNNNNNNNNNNNNNNNNNNNNNNNNNNNNNNNNNNNNNNNNNNNNNNNNNNNNNNNNNNNNNNNNNNNNNNNNNNNNNNNNNNNNNNNNNNNNNNNNNNNNNNNNNNNNNNNNNNNNNNNNNNNNNNNNNNNNNNNNNNNNNNNNNNNNNCCTCCCTCTCCCGATCCCTCCcgatccctccctccctctccctcctaactctcgcctcctccctcccacctccctCTCTACCTCGTCTGTCCTCTCCTCCCTACCTCATCCGTCCTCCTCCTCCCTGCCTCCTCCGCCCGCCTCCTCCCTTCCACCCTCACTCACCCCTCCCTTCGTTCCTACTCCCTCCACCTCCctctgtttttgaaattttaaggATATGAATTTTTAGGTATTAAATTTAGTAATAGAAGTTtgtagtaagaaaatttagggtagaactagggAAATAGAAATTTTAGTAAGTGTTCAGTAGAGTAGAACACTTACATTGcattgtttttagtaagtgtttaatagaactagtttatttagtaagtggttaatagaactagtttatttagtaagtggttaatagaactagtttagagaGAGAGACCTATATTGGCAAATTTAGTtatgttaggattatatataagatatattgaaatgtttttgttcatattttcaaccattgaaatgcaatgaccatcaagtttgaatgctcatataatgtagatataaacatgtatatctagtgttgctcaaataggatatgtgcttgcccaagtggccatgtctgcagggaacacctccgagtgggctatgttttgccggagtgttgattaatttccgttccagtaaatttcaggtgctcgatatgtccttttttaacaaaggtcatgccagatttttccgtgatTTTTGGCATGGCTTGTGCTATAatataggaaatatcgagtgcgtTGGAAATGCCGGGAAGAACATTAAAGaacattttgggttgactttaagtctgttgggGCTCCATATATGACAGTCAAAAAacagtgagggagtgtccaccacatatgagagaagaagaatgccgactgttctCATGGGGGtcgttcttcctcttctttctcgtgATAGACCTTTTGGTAATGCACGGGAAGGAAGAGAAGAACGCCCTTcacatatgagaggacgaagaatcccgaatGTTGTCATGGGGGGTAGCTTCTTCTTCATTCCAGGGTGCTtaacattttggtgtaatgcactttggAATGACAGGagtagctaccatcaccgacggtcgcaaatgttgGAGATGAAGAATCCCGACatttgtcgtgggggtagcttctccttcattctcgtgtgctagacaatttggtgtaatgcactcgggaacgaaggaaggagctaccatcaccgacggttgaatatatacaccacatgagctgagagttttcatgaaatactcgacagaccgatagtcaacccgtgatgaataataatgatctaatttagtttttgtagtacatatatttaattttagaagtttaatctttgaattatgaacataggaaatgtctgacgacgacgaTAAGCTCCCGGAGTGCGACTGGTACAGTGACGACCGGGGTCTGTGCgataggcctcacctggtagacggtcggcgcttcagtattaagctcgacgagaccttcactgttgaaacggtacgcaacgacaagtctttttcgtaattaagcatgacttctgcttcttcaacgtgtaatttccgtcttttacaattcgactagcttatcccatgccatgcaagatgctatgtcttggagcaTCTGAATTTCGAAGATCATGAAAATATGGAGACAAAGGAAGTTCATCTCAGGACCCATCATGGCTATGCTTTCGCTGTAAAGATACAATTCGGAGagtgtatcccattttggttgctcgaATTGGGAAGCACTGTGCAAGGCGTATGATTTCCAGAGGgcatgttgttggaaatatgccctagaggcaataataaaatggttattattgtatttccttgttcatgataattgtctgttgttcatgctataattgtattaattggaaaccgtaatacatgtgtgaatacatagaccacaacatgtccctagtaagcctctagttgactagctcgttgatcaatagatggttatggtttcctgaccatggacattggacgtcattgataacgggatcacatcattaggagaatgatgtgatggacaagacccaatcctaagcatagcacaagatcgtgtagttcgtttgctagagcttttctaatgtcaagtatcatttccttagaccatgagattgtgcaactcccggataccgtaggaatgctttgggtgtaccaaacgtcacaacgtaactgggtggctataaaggtgcactacaggtatctccgaaagtgtctgttgggttggcacgaatcgagactgggatttgtcactccgtatgacggagaggtatctctgggcccactcggtaatgcatcatcataatgagctcaatgtgactaaggagttagccacaggatcgtgcgttacggtacgagtaaagtgacttgccggtaacgagattgaacaaggtattgggataccgaagatcgaatgtcgggcaagtaacgtaccgattgacaaagggaattgtatacgggattgattgaatcctcgacatcgtggttcatccgatgagatcatcgtggaacatgtgggagccaacatgggtatccagatcccgctgttggttattgaccggagagtcgtctcggtcatgtctgcatgtctcccgaacccgtagggtctacacacttaaggttcggtgacgctagagttgtagagatattagtatgcggttaaccaaaagttgttcggagtcccggatgagatcccggacgtcacgaggagttccggaatggtccggaggtaaagatttatatatgggaagtcctattttggccaccggaaaatgttcgggatttttcggtattgtaccgggaaggttctagaaggttccgaagtggggcccacctgcatggggggacccacatgaacgtgggtagtgggggcaaggccccacacccctggtcaaggcgcaccaagatcccaccttagaaggaataagatcatatcccgaagggataagatcaagatccctaaaaaagggggataacaatcggtggggaagggaaataatgggatttcttttccccacctttgccagcgccccaatggacttggagggcaagaaaccagccccctccacccctatatatagtggggaggcgcatgggagcagcaccccaagccctggcgcctccctccctcccgtgacacctcttcctccccgcttgcgcttggcgaagccctgccgggatcccgctacttccaccaccacgccgtcgtgctgctggatctccatcaacttctcctccccccttgctggatcaagaaggaggagacgtccccgctccgtacgtgtgttgaatgcggaggtgccgtccgttcggcgctaggatcatcggtgatttggattacgacgagtacgactccatcaaccccgttctcttgaacgcttccgcgcgcgatctacaagggtatgtagatgcactcccctctctctcgttgctagatgactccatagattgatcttggtgatacgtagaaaattttaaatttctgctacgttccccgacagtggcatcatgagccaggtttatgcgttgattctatgcacgagtagaacacgaagtagttgtgggcgacgatttgttcaatttgcttaccgttactagtcttatcttgattcggcggcattgtgggatgaagcggcccggaccgaccttacacgtactcttacgtgagacaggttccaccgactgacatgcacttgatgcataaggtggctagcgggtgtctgtctctcccactttagtcggatcgggttcgatgaaaagggtccttatgaagggtaaatagcaattggcatatcaccgttgtggcttttgcgtaggtaagaaacgttcttgctagaaacccatagcacccacgtaaaacatgcaacaacaattagaggacgtctaacttgtttttgcagggtatgctatgtgatgtgatatggccaaaaggatgtgatgaatgatatatgtgatgtatgagattgatcatgttcttgtaataggaatcacgacttgcatgtcgatgagtatgacaaccggcaggagccataggagttgtcttaatttattgtatgacctgcgtgtcaatgaaaaacgccatgtaattactttactttattgctaaccgttagccatagtagtagaagtaatagttggcgagacaacttcatgaagacacgatgatggagatcatgatgatggagatcatggtgtcatgccggtgacgaaggtgatcatgccgcgcctcgaagatggagatcaaaaggcgcaagatgatattggccatatcatgtcactttatgatttgcatgtgatgtttgtcatgtttacatcttattttcttagaacgacggtagcataaataagatgatccctcactaaaatttcaagagatgtgttccccctaactgtgcaccgttgcgaaggttcgttgtttcgaagcaccacgtgatgatcgggtgtgatagattctaacgttcgcatacaacgggtgttgacgagcctagcatgtacagacatggcctcggaacacaagcaaaacacttaggttgacttgacgagcctagcatgtacagacatggcctcggaacacaagagaccgaaaggtcgaacatgagtcgtatagtagagacgatcaacatggagatgttcaccgatgatgactagtccgtctcacgtgatgatcggacacggcctagtcgattcggatcatgtatcacttagatgactagagggttgtctatctaagtgggagttcattaaataatcagatgaacttaattatcatgaacatagtcaaaaggtctttgcaaataatgtcgtagcttacgctttagttctactaagatatgttcctagagaaaatttagttgaaagttgatagtagcaattatgcggactgggtccgtaaactgaggattgtcctcattgctgcacagaaggcttatgtccttaatgcaccgctcggtgtgctgaacctcgagcgtcgtctgtagatgttacgaaacatctgacatacacgttttgatgactacgtgatagttcagtgtgtgatgctaacggtttaaaattgtggcaccaaagacggttttgaaacgtcgcagaacatatgagatgttccaaagactgaaattgggatttcagactaatgcccacgtcaagaggtatgaggtctctgacaagtttcttaagcctgcaaactaagggagaaaagctcaatcgttgagcatgtgctcagattgtctgagtactacaatcacttgaatcgagtgggagttaatcttccagatgagatagtgatggttctccatagtcactgccaccaagctattagagcttcgtgatgaactataacatatcagggatagacatgatgatccttgagcaacttgcgatgtttgacaccgcgaaagtagaaatcaagaaggagcatcaattgttgatggttagtaaaaccactagtttctagaaggg
Coding sequences within:
- the LOC123080741 gene encoding probable ADP-ribosylation factor GTPase-activating protein AGD11 — protein: MEGQKHHADSQKHNRRKTSTKMGSGGDQASPPGAKAGAGGDQANQPGAKAGAGGDFPNLPCPPKPGTSGDQATSPGAKLRAGDQASPSSTKMRAGDQASPPSTKFRAGDQASPPSTKFRAGDQASPPSTKFRAGDQASPPSTKMRAGDQANQPGQIATTDRLDRLLSQPANKCCADCGAPDPKWVSLTFGAFICIKCSGAHRSLGVHISKIVSVKLDEWTDEQVDFLTDLGGNGAVNSTYEAFLGNYTKPRQDCSADDRNDFIRRKYEFQQFLSNQQLSCSSQNNGKHCYQQQHGSSNRHGLGHAFRNSWRRKEDKSVKKPAAVEVGMVEFVGLIKVNIIRGTNLAIRDVMSSDPYVILNLGHQSMKTKVIKSSLNPVWNGRLLLSIPDPVPLLKVQVYDKDTFTTDDRMGEAEINIQPLVAAARAYETKSITDNAELKNWMAKDGIWIPRDSAITIIDNKVKQEVTVRLQNVERGHLEMELECVPLTQ